The proteins below are encoded in one region of Onychomys torridus unplaced genomic scaffold, mOncTor1.1, whole genome shotgun sequence:
- the LOC118575634 gene encoding histone H2B type 1-K, translating into MPEPAKSAPAPKKGSKKAVTKAQKKDGKKRKRSRKESYSVYVYKVLKQVHPDTGISSKAMGIMNSFVNDIFERIAGEASRLAHYNKRSTITSREIQTAVRLLLPGELAKHAVSEGTKAVTKYTSAK; encoded by the coding sequence ATGCCTGAGCCCGCGAAGTCCGCGCCCGCCCCGAAGAAGGGCTCCAAGAAGGCGGTGACCAAGGCGCAGAAGAAGGACGGCAAGAAGCGCAAGCGCAGCCGCAAGGAGAGCTACTCGGTGTACGTGTACAAGGTGCTGAAGCAGGTGCACCCCGACACGggcatctcctccaaggccatggGCATCATGAACTCGTTCGTCAACGACATCTTCGAGCGCATCGCGGGCGAGGCGTCGCGCCTGGCGCACTACAACAAGCGCTCGACCATCACGTCGCGGGAGATCCAGACGGCCGTGCGCCTGCTGCTGCCCGGGGAGCTGGCCAAGCACGCCGTGTCCGAGGGCACCAAGGCCGTCACCAAGTACACTAGCGCAAAGTAA